The window CTCCATAGGTCCCCCGGTAACGTGTCGGCTTGCTCAAGTAGTTGAGGGGGGAGGCAAGAGAAGGTCCCATAGGGAACTATATCAATCAAAGGCTGCTACATCCGGTCCATGACTGGGTAGCTAAGGTCTTACGGAGGATACCTATGGATGGTACTTTCGATCAGACCGCACCTTTAGATAGATTAGTTGGCAGCAAACATTGCTCATGTTTCGATCTAAATTCGGCAACCGATAGGTGGCCTTTAGTCTTTATGTTCGAAATGTTTCAATGTTTGTTTGATCTGTCGTTTGCATCCGCTACTGTAAATTCCTGCCTTGCTCAAAACGTTTTTAACGTTCCCTTTGTGAAAGCAAAGGGCAAGTGCGTGGGTTTCGTAGCGGGACAACCATTAGGATATCATTCATCGTGGCCTCTCTTTGCGCTCACTCATCACCTTTTAGTGTGGTGGTGCGCGGAGCAGGTATATCCGATGCAGCGCTTTACTAGGTATGCAGTGTTAGGGGACGATGTTGTCATTGCTGACAGCAAAGTAGCCGAACACTATGTCCGGGGTCTCGAAAATCTGGGTGTATCGATCTCTTGGTCGAAATCCCTTATTTCCGAGACGGGTTGCGCCGAATTTTCCAAGCGTTTTAGGATTCACgctttaaaaaaaagaaaagacctCTCGCCGATTTCGGTGAAGTCTGTTATGAATACACACCACCCGTATGGACTCTTCGGGGTCCTTATGAAATATCCTAAAATACGCTTTTCAACGTATTGTAGGTTAGGTGGTGCTGGGGGCCTTGGCATCCTTGGGCAATAGCGGGAGGAGCCGTTGAATTGACAGGTTCTGGTCCTTCTGGACAAAAGCTCGGTTGCCTTTCGATCTATGGATCGGAAGGGATCGCCCATTGAATCCTTATCTGAAGGGTCTCATTATTGATAAGCTCCGTGAGGAGTTGAGACCTAGGGACATACATCTGTACCCAGATGAAGTTTTCTTCTCTGAGGAACAGTTGACGTTCCAGGAATACATCCAACTTCGAGGATGGGTAACTCAATGGCTTCGCTACGTCCTCTGGTACTGGCGGGAGGCCTGGAGCCCATCGGTTACAATCCGAGAACTCTTCGACGCTCCTGTTGTAACTAATTCCTGGAAGATCGAGCAGAAAGATGAAAATCTTGTACGTTTTGGTCTTCTCTGGAAATGTTATGACATGATCGCTGTAAGAGGTCTGGACTGGAGGCCCCCTATCCTTCCGTTCGGACATACTCCATTTAAGGAGTACATTCTTGGCAATGCTGATGGCAAGGCTTTCTTAGTTTAGTCCTTTGGCCTGACACAGCCGAAGGCTTTCAGAGGTGTTGTCGTCTATAATGAAGGCAACGTTTAGTTTTTGAAGTAACCATCCACTATAAGACTAGTGGCGTCACTGATCGCCAAATCCAGGTTGAATTTGATCGTGTGACTCGACAAGGTCTGGTTGTACGGTGTTAGCTGTATAGCCGGATCATGTCGTTTTACATGGTCTATAATACTCCTCCGGAGGGGGGCCAATCTGGATTGCACGCTATAGGGTCATAGCGTTCAACCCCCCATTAGTTTAAAATCCGAAGAAGGAAGAAGTCAACTATTCTCTGGGAGCATCCTTCCTTACGTACATTGGGAATAAGGACTTTTTTTCAATTAAGGGAAGAATCACTTGCGTATTTCATTCCACCTGCATTTATTCTTATCTAAAGTAGGTAAAGTAAGCTTTTAAGTAGTAAGTAGTCATTTTCGGAGTAGTTAAGACCAGCTTCAGTCTCTTTCTCCTATGAGCCTTAGAGCGAGCGAGTGAGTAAAGAAAGAGACAAAAGAAGCAATAGTTAGCGTTCCCAAAGTCCCATATTTATAAGATTAAGATTCTGGGGATATCTACCCAAGAAAGAAGGGGGTCCTCAAGAAGTTCACTTTATAACCCTAGCATTCTCACCCAACGAGCGTAATACCTGAAGCGAGAAGAAGGGCTGTAGTAGTCCTTGAGAGGATCAGACTTAGGCTTACCAAGGAATGAGCAGGAATTAGTATTGTATCCCTAGGAAAGGTCAACAAGAAAAAAAGTGGACTCGGAGGCACGGTCCATTGCCGGAATGGCGAAGGCAGTCTTTTTGCATTGTAAATAGAAAAGAGGTCTGGAAGGATCTTCTTCATGGCCGTAGCAAAGAAAAGTCCTCTTGTCGCCGATGAGTTTGGGCCTAATTTCATGAAAATAAGCATAAAGCCAGACTTGGAGAAGGCAAAGGTCGCCTGCGACTGATCTTTTTGTTaacttcttcctcttcttggTCTATTGATCAAAAGCATCCAGCAGGAATCGAACCTACGAATTTGCCCCTTTATTAGGTTGGTATAGGTTGGGCGCTTTAACCATTCAGCCATGGATGCAAAGAGACTCAGCGAGTGAACTAGGTTTTGGTATTCCTTCTAGAGCTTCTATTTCTTCCGTTAAACGAGATTCGGGAAAAGAAGGAATAGGAAGACGTGTTTCCAGAACGAACAAGATACGGGTTGAGAAGGGGGAGTTAGCAAAGTTAGACAAGATTGGAATGGGCATAGGAACATGTATTGATGTACCAGATCGGCTAATGCTCCCAGGTTGATGCGATGTATTCCACCAGTTGACTGGATACTTTATTATTGGTATATCGATCGGTCCAGCACGGATTGAAATAGGAGCCGGTTCGACAAGAAGCTTTTGAAAACGCAGTGTACCCAGGTAAATAATAAACGAGATGAATACAGAAGTTAAACGAGCATCCCATACCCAAAAGGTGCCCCACATAGGTCTTCCCCGAACCCCCCCAGTAACTAAGGTAAACAACGTAGAAAAAGCACCCATTTCTGTACCGGTTCCGGAAGAGCGAAGAAAAAGGGGATGTTTTGTTAATAGGAACAATAAAGTGTTTATAGCCGTAGCGATATAAACTAGAATACTCATCCGAGCCGCAGGAACATGTACATACGGAATACGAGAATTTCCACTTTGTTGAAGATCTAGTGGTGCTACCCGAAGACTTAAATGAATAGCCATCGCTGTTAAGAACAACCGAGATCCAATGAGAATTTGCGCGTAGCTTCTGGTCTTTGACATCAACAAATAAGGGTGTAATAACGAAACAGACATGTGATAATTTGGTCTTAGCTAGTGGAACAAGAAAGACATGGATCTATATTCAATACGCAATCAAAGGATTTCCCCCCAACGAAGAATTTCCCTTGCTTTGTTTTCGCTCCGCTCGTGCGTGGCACTCCTTGCTCGCGGAGCGGCATACCGAAAAAAGAAAGCTACTGCGTTCCTCCCCCACACCATAATTGTGCGACAAAAGTACACGCGCAATCCCATCTCCAACTGAGACCACTCGACCGATGTGAAATTAAAGGAAGAGCTCATATTCCTGTATCGCACGTACTACGCGTCGGTATGGGATACAGGCCCGAGTACCCTCATGGTCGATACTTTTGACATAGTTTAGATAGGTTTTTTCCCCCAAGAGTTTCGCTCGGGGATCAAAAATAAATCCGCAGATTTGGCCGCGCTTAGCCAAAAGAGTATTTGGATTAAAGCCATCGATTACTAACGCGGCTTCCACCTTTTTTTCTATTTCGGTTTGGGAGGCCAGGATCGAACTTTGAACGTCGCCGCTCAACTTGATCCCAATTAAATAGGGCGCCATGCGCTCTTCCAGCTCGTGCATCCGTAAGTTATCCGGTATTAAAGGAATCGGGAGTTCCGGGATATCCGGATCCACTGGTAGCGGGGCAGGGGGGGGGCCTCCGGATTCATATACAAAATAAAGGGAGCGCTCCCCCCTTTTCCAATAAAGGAGAGCAGAGTGTCCCGTAGATGAAGGACACTATGGAAAAAGAATAAGCAATAACGGAGGAGAAATAGTAAGAACACGGAACActtgaggaaaaaaagaagttttcGAACCCATGTATTTCGCAAATACAGAATATACAGGGTGGAACAAAAACGCGAAACTAATTCTCTAGAACGCCCTAGGACAGACTTATTCCGATTTATAGAAGGCTTTATATTACCAAAAACTCTTTTTTGGTAATATATGTAGAATGCAAATAGGACCAAAGAAAGTAGACAGCTGACAAAAAAAGGTGAAATTTGTGACATAATAACAGTAAATTATGAGTTCTATCGCTCCTTACACGCAGAGCGACATACCGGAAAAAAGTGTTTGAAGAAAGAACCCACCCCCTCATCGAGAATCCGCTCTTGCTCGCCGCTACTAACGGGGTCTCGGTTGATTTCCCTTCCTTTAGCTACTCAGATGTTTCAGTTCGCTAAGTTTGAAAAGTCCAAAGAGCGCAGACTAGCCACGGAGCTTGGATACGGTTTCCCGATCGGAGATCCATGGATCACAGACGGTATCTCCCCATGGCCTTTCACCTCTGAAAGCGTCCTTCCTTCTCAATGCCCGGGCATCCATCCAATGCATTCTTTTCGATCTTGTACCCTACAAAAAATAGGCTTGCTTCGCATAGGCTACACAAGCTTCGGTGCGGTACCCTGAACACCAACCCCATCTCGACgatgaaaaagaaaactacAAGCAACTACGAAAACTACAACAACCTCCGTGAACGGACGCTTTCAGTTAGTTAGACTTTTATAACTATATAAACTTTTATAACAAGCGTGCGATATTTATAAACATTTCAACCAAACTCTTTGTTTGCGAAGGCCGAAGGGGAATGCGTTCTTGAGTCAACAAGCTGATCTACGACCACC of the Vitis vinifera cultivar Pinot Noir 40024 chromosome 10, ASM3070453v1 genome contains:
- the LOC104880577 gene encoding putative cytochrome c biosynthesis ccmC-like mitochondrial protein, encoding MSVSLLHPYLLMSKTRSYAQILIGSRLFLTAMAIHLSLRVAPLDLQQSGNSRIPYVHVPAARMSILVYIATAINTLLFLLTKHPLFLRSSGTGTEMGAFSTLFTLVTGGVRGRPMWGTFWVWDARLTSVFISFIIYLGTLRFQKLLVEPAPISIRAGPIDIPIIKYPVNWWNTSHQPGSISRSGTSIHVPMPIPILSNFANSPFSTRILFVLETRLPIPSFPESRLTEEIEALEGIPKPSSLAESLCIHG